Proteins from a single region of Penaeus monodon isolate SGIC_2016 chromosome 12, NSTDA_Pmon_1, whole genome shotgun sequence:
- the LOC119579383 gene encoding uncharacterized protein LOC119579383 isoform X1, which translates to MEVRDDLLEVIPHIDGGEGPEAEVGNGERVGEEEGFGGRQRGEGGGGGGGGGGGDGGGGEEAGRKRMLGGIIGELRVKLQFLSHLCSKAFQWYLARPEVGFTWTLLTTAANQGLILLTTLRFSRNDVFEFQSLALAFHGVSYVAVCMFSSERLEHLLHKLYNWQVWFSAIGFLVAPYMLLVLSITHALRLRKARKTDGTTVGNGGVAGPQSVDEKLNAVTSLRSLWGVLAAAPLVYLQITVANAAEDKDLYYLAVSVNVSLLKASAAQLGSVAVDWVWKVFGIASVMASMGSRAWLVASLYKSPGLWRYACWAPLATGFLATWLARCVSRRTLLVSPVDVLRKAIVLPPADAEGACGAAPFFLAAAGLFLTRPWSAVILLAALAVCQGGGAWLWRAMFTMHEEKEEEEVEDG; encoded by the exons ATGGAGGTGCGAGACGATCTACTGGAGGTTATTCCACACATCGACGGGGGAGAAGGACCAGAAGCTGAAgtaggaaatggagaaagggtcggagaagaagagggattcggtggaagacaaagaggagaaggaggaggaggaggaggaggaggaggaggaggagatggaggaggaggggaagaagcaggaagaaagagaatgctAGGAGGAATAATTGGAGAACTGCGAGTCAAGCTGCAGTTCCTCTCTCACTTGTGCTCGAAAGCTTTCCAGTGGTACCTAGCGAGGCCGGAAGTCGGTTTCACGTGGACACTCCTGACCACTGCAGCCAACCAGGGCCTCATCCTCCTGACGACGCTGAGGTTCAGCAGGAACGACGTGTTTGAGTTCCAGTCGCTAGCTCTCGCCTTCCATGGCGTCTCCTACGTGGCTGTGTGCATGTTCTCGAGCGAGAGGTTAGAGCATCT GTTACACAAGCTGTACAACTGGCAAGTATGGTTTAGTGCCATTGGGTTTCTCGTGGCACCCTACATGCT GCTAGTCCTAAGCATAACCCACGCCCTTCGTCTGCGTAAAGCTCGCAAAACAGATGGAACGACAGTCGGAAATGGTGGCGTCGCTGGGCCTCAGTCGGTCGACGAGAAGCTGAACGCCGTCACCTCCCTCAGGAGTCTGTGGGGCGTCTTGGCTGCGGCTCCTTTAGTCTATCTTCAGATCACTGTGGCCAACGCCGCGGAAG ACAAAGACCTCTACTATCTCGCCGTGTCCGTGAACGTGAGTTTGCTCAAAGCCTCGGCGGCGCAGCTGGGCTCCGTGGCTGTCGACTGGGTCTGGAAAGTGTTCGGGATCGCGAGTGTGATGGCGAGTATGG GTTCTCGCGCCTGGCTGGTGGCGTCCCTGTACAAGTCTCCGGGCCTCTGGCGGTACGCCTGCTGGGCGCCTCTCGCCACGGGGTTCCTGGCTACCTGGCTGGCCCGCTGCGTCTCTCGGCGGACGCTTCTCGTGTCCCCCGTCGACGTCCTTCGGAAAGCCATCGTCCTGCCGCCAGCTGACGCTGAGGGCGCGTGTGGTGCGGCGCCCTTCTTCCTCGCGGCCGCCGGACTCTTCCTGACGAGGCCATGGAGTGCCGTGATCCTGTTGGCGGCGCTGGCGGTGTGTCAGGGCGGCGGGGCGTGGCTGTGGAGGGCGATGTTCACCATgcacgaggagaaggaagaggaagaggtggaggacggTTGA
- the LOC119579383 gene encoding uncharacterized protein LOC119579383 isoform X2, whose protein sequence is MEVRDDLLEVIPHIDGGEGPEAEVGNGERVGEEEGFGGRQRGEGGGGGGGGGGGDGGGGEEAGRKRMLGGIIGELRVKLQFLSHLCSKAFQWYLARPEVGFTWTLLTTAANQGLILLTTLRFSRNDVFEFQSLALAFHGVSYVAVCMFSSERLHKLYNWQVWFSAIGFLVAPYMLLVLSITHALRLRKARKTDGTTVGNGGVAGPQSVDEKLNAVTSLRSLWGVLAAAPLVYLQITVANAAEDKDLYYLAVSVNVSLLKASAAQLGSVAVDWVWKVFGIASVMASMGSRAWLVASLYKSPGLWRYACWAPLATGFLATWLARCVSRRTLLVSPVDVLRKAIVLPPADAEGACGAAPFFLAAAGLFLTRPWSAVILLAALAVCQGGGAWLWRAMFTMHEEKEEEEVEDG, encoded by the exons ATGGAGGTGCGAGACGATCTACTGGAGGTTATTCCACACATCGACGGGGGAGAAGGACCAGAAGCTGAAgtaggaaatggagaaagggtcggagaagaagagggattcggtggaagacaaagaggagaaggaggaggaggaggaggaggaggaggaggaggagatggaggaggaggggaagaagcaggaagaaagagaatgctAGGAGGAATAATTGGAGAACTGCGAGTCAAGCTGCAGTTCCTCTCTCACTTGTGCTCGAAAGCTTTCCAGTGGTACCTAGCGAGGCCGGAAGTCGGTTTCACGTGGACACTCCTGACCACTGCAGCCAACCAGGGCCTCATCCTCCTGACGACGCTGAGGTTCAGCAGGAACGACGTGTTTGAGTTCCAGTCGCTAGCTCTCGCCTTCCATGGCGTCTCCTACGTGGCTGTGTGCATGTTCTCGAGCGAGAG GTTACACAAGCTGTACAACTGGCAAGTATGGTTTAGTGCCATTGGGTTTCTCGTGGCACCCTACATGCT GCTAGTCCTAAGCATAACCCACGCCCTTCGTCTGCGTAAAGCTCGCAAAACAGATGGAACGACAGTCGGAAATGGTGGCGTCGCTGGGCCTCAGTCGGTCGACGAGAAGCTGAACGCCGTCACCTCCCTCAGGAGTCTGTGGGGCGTCTTGGCTGCGGCTCCTTTAGTCTATCTTCAGATCACTGTGGCCAACGCCGCGGAAG ACAAAGACCTCTACTATCTCGCCGTGTCCGTGAACGTGAGTTTGCTCAAAGCCTCGGCGGCGCAGCTGGGCTCCGTGGCTGTCGACTGGGTCTGGAAAGTGTTCGGGATCGCGAGTGTGATGGCGAGTATGG GTTCTCGCGCCTGGCTGGTGGCGTCCCTGTACAAGTCTCCGGGCCTCTGGCGGTACGCCTGCTGGGCGCCTCTCGCCACGGGGTTCCTGGCTACCTGGCTGGCCCGCTGCGTCTCTCGGCGGACGCTTCTCGTGTCCCCCGTCGACGTCCTTCGGAAAGCCATCGTCCTGCCGCCAGCTGACGCTGAGGGCGCGTGTGGTGCGGCGCCCTTCTTCCTCGCGGCCGCCGGACTCTTCCTGACGAGGCCATGGAGTGCCGTGATCCTGTTGGCGGCGCTGGCGGTGTGTCAGGGCGGCGGGGCGTGGCTGTGGAGGGCGATGTTCACCATgcacgaggagaaggaagaggaagaggtggaggacggTTGA